A window of the Trichoplusia ni isolate ovarian cell line Hi5 chromosome 4, tn1, whole genome shotgun sequence genome harbors these coding sequences:
- the LOC113492542 gene encoding NEDD8-conjugating enzyme Ubc12: MIKLFSLKQQKKDEEGSARAGGSQKKASAAQLRITKDLNELNLPKTCNTEFPDPDDLLNFKLIICPDEGFYRGGRFVFSFKVGPNYPHEPPKVKCETAVYHPNIDLEGNVCLNILREDWKPVLTVNSIVYGLQYLFLEPNPEDPLNKEAADELQSNRRLFEQHVQRAMRGGYVGSSYFERCLK; this comes from the exons ATGATtaaacttttttcattaaaacaacaaaagaaagaTGAGGAAGGCTCCGCAAGAGCAGGAGGTTCACAGAAAAAAGCATCAGCCGCTCAATTGCGGATCACAAAAG atttaaatgaattgaatttgCCCAAGACATGTAACACAGAGTTTCCAGACCCAGATGATCTACTCAACTTTAAATTAATCATATGCCCTGATGAAGGATTCTATAGAGGAGGAAgatttgtatttagttttaag GTAGGACCAAACTATCCTCATGAGCCACCTAAGGTGAAGTGTGAGACAGCGGTATACCATCCCAATATAGACCTTGAAGGCAATGTGTGCCTCAACATCTTAAGGGAAGACTGGAAACCAGTGCTTACTGTCAACTCCATAGTATACGGACTACAGTATTTATTCCTG GAACCAAATCCCGAGGATCCTCTAAACAAAGAGGCTGCAGACGAGCTGCAAAGTAACAGGAGGTTGTTTGAACAACATGTGCAGAGAGCGATGCGAGGCGGATACGTCGGGTCGTCCTACTTCGAAAGATGCCTCAAATGA